A part of Streptomyces sp. DSM 40750 genomic DNA contains:
- a CDS encoding TetR/AcrR family transcriptional regulator — MATTRQSTPVGDRRVRRTHAALQGALIQLVEEQELGQISVADVAERAGVNRTTFYDHYRDVHELAEAACTSTIDTLIESVPALDSTSAESDADPASSLMAFFENLADHAGLYRSLLGPQGSARVIDHIRSRISTTVHVAVRVNSGAAPAGVVTADIPHDVPAAFTAGALLGVATDWLQRDRPRTPAEMAELTWPLLVAGHPADARHAKT, encoded by the coding sequence ATGGCCACGACAAGACAGAGCACCCCTGTGGGCGACCGACGCGTGCGCCGCACGCACGCTGCCCTGCAGGGCGCATTGATCCAGCTCGTCGAGGAACAGGAGCTGGGGCAGATCAGCGTCGCCGACGTGGCCGAACGCGCCGGGGTGAACCGCACGACGTTCTACGACCACTACCGGGACGTGCATGAACTGGCCGAAGCCGCCTGTACCTCGACGATCGACACCCTGATCGAGTCCGTCCCCGCCCTCGACTCCACCTCGGCCGAGTCGGACGCGGACCCCGCCAGTTCACTCATGGCGTTCTTCGAGAACCTCGCCGACCACGCGGGCCTCTACCGCAGCCTGCTGGGACCCCAGGGCAGCGCCCGCGTCATCGATCACATCCGCAGTCGCATCTCCACCACCGTCCACGTCGCCGTACGCGTGAACTCCGGTGCCGCGCCGGCCGGTGTCGTGACGGCGGACATCCCGCACGACGTACCCGCCGCGTTCACGGCCGGCGCGCTCCTCGGTGTGGCCACCGACTGGCTCCAGCGTGATCGCCCCCGCACGCCGGCCGAGATGGCCGAACTGACCTGGCCACTCCTCGTCGCCGGTCACCCCGCCGACGCCCGGCACGCCAAGACCTGA
- a CDS encoding ferredoxin, whose protein sequence is MNVAVDEPKCVAAGQCVLIAPEVFDQREEDGVVVLLDGTPDPVLHPVVRESALACPAAAIHVTTS, encoded by the coding sequence ATGAATGTCGCCGTGGACGAACCCAAGTGCGTGGCCGCCGGGCAGTGCGTCCTGATCGCGCCCGAGGTCTTCGACCAGCGTGAGGAGGACGGCGTGGTCGTGCTGCTCGACGGGACGCCCGATCCGGTGCTGCACCCGGTCGTGCGTGAGTCGGCCCTGGCCTGCCCTGCCGCCGCCATCCATGTGACGACGTCATGA
- a CDS encoding Mu transposase domain-containing protein — translation MLVGKDCLVAFDGNLHSVPARKVGPRQLVEIRATKSQISVHSTTLGADG, via the coding sequence ATGCTGGTCGGCAAGGACTGCCTCGTCGCCTTCGACGGCAACCTCCACTCCGTCCCGGCACGCAAGGTCGGTCCTCGCCAACTGGTCGAGATCCGGGCCACGAAGTCGCAGATCAGCGTGCACTCGACCACTCTCGGCGCCGACGGCTAG
- a CDS encoding aldo/keto reductase: protein MRRADGPRTTTARPALVVERGRSTVPQVRLRGQDAWCGFRWSRGFGRRHCRWRAVHELITGKPDHDPPRSRRTARLSVVQTGYSLFQREGEKLFPRSESSASGWRPTSPSAADSSPATSSPPRSTPPTTCGRRTPRWQPGNFEKNLEAVNQLQALAESKGSTVAQLLLAWLLMQQDYIVSIPGSRNARRVEENVVPLTSHSAPTISPESKRSCPHGAYGPRFMEAQDPQLGLARIKARNADSRAASAIPAL from the coding sequence ATGCGGCGGGCTGACGGGCCCAGGACGACCACGGCAAGGCCAGCACTCGTCGTGGAACGCGGACGATCCACTGTCCCGCAGGTCAGACTGCGTGGCCAGGACGCGTGGTGCGGATTCAGGTGGTCCCGCGGATTCGGCAGGCGGCACTGTCGGTGGCGCGCGGTCCACGAACTCATCACAGGCAAGCCCGACCACGATCCGCCGCGCTCACGCCGTACAGCCCGTCTCTCCGTGGTGCAGACCGGGTACTCCCTCTTCCAGCGGGAGGGCGAGAAACTGTTCCCACGCTCGGAGAGCTCGGCATCGGGTTGGCGGCCTACCAGCCCCTCGGCCGCGGATTCCTCACCGGCAACGTCAAGTCCGCCCAGGAGTACACCTCCGACGACGTGCGGACGACGGACCCCGCGCTGGCAACCGGGCAACTTCGAGAAGAACCTCGAAGCCGTCAACCAGTTGCAGGCGCTGGCGGAGTCCAAGGGCTCCACCGTGGCACAGCTCTTGCTCGCCTGGCTCCTCATGCAACAGGACTACATCGTGTCGATTCCCGGCAGCCGCAATGCCAGGCGTGTCGAGGAGAACGTCGTGCCGCTGACCTCACACTCAGCTCCGACGATCTCACCCGAGTCGAAGAGATCCTGCCCCCATGGCGCGTACGGTCCCCGCTTCATGGAAGCTCAGGACCCCCAGCTGGGACTGGCCCGGATCAAGGCCCGAAACGCCGACAGCCGGGCCGCGTCCGCCATCCCCGCGCTCTGA
- a CDS encoding NAD(P)/FAD-dependent oxidoreductase, which yields MSRTVLVGASAGGLATAEALRRAGHQGEITLVGDEPHLPYDRPPLSKQILKGEWKPDRLALRGRADIDALDLDLRLGVRATGLDMAARTLLLADGTWLPYESLVVATGIRARPLPGAEQVAGVHTLRTLTDALALKARLSAGRRLVIVGAGFLGAEVAAVARGLGVDVTLLEADAVPMAQAVGEEPGWFLSQLHRDHGVRLRTGAAVSEVLSVGGEVAGVALADGSEMPADDVLVAIGSLPNTEWLAGSGLALGDGLVCDEFSAAAPGVYGVGDVACWHNPLFGTKMRVEHRTNAGEQALTVAHNLLNPDAPRPFAPVPYFWSDQYDTRVQAYGYLRDHDEALVLESDVTARQFLVAYRRGDRLTGVLAMGKSPKILRAWRALIASGAAWEAAVTDTAAA from the coding sequence ATGAGTCGCACCGTGCTGGTCGGCGCGTCGGCGGGCGGGCTGGCCACGGCGGAGGCGCTGCGCCGGGCGGGACATCAGGGGGAGATCACGCTCGTCGGTGACGAGCCGCACCTTCCATACGACCGCCCGCCGCTGTCCAAGCAGATCCTCAAAGGGGAGTGGAAGCCGGACCGGCTCGCCCTGCGCGGGCGGGCGGACATCGACGCGCTCGATCTGGACCTGCGACTGGGGGTGCGGGCGACCGGGCTGGACATGGCCGCGCGCACGCTTCTGCTGGCGGACGGCACTTGGCTGCCGTACGAGTCTCTTGTCGTGGCGACCGGCATACGAGCCCGTCCGCTGCCCGGGGCCGAGCAGGTGGCCGGGGTGCACACACTGCGTACCCTGACCGACGCGCTGGCGTTGAAGGCCCGCTTGAGCGCGGGCCGGCGGCTGGTGATCGTCGGCGCCGGGTTCCTGGGTGCCGAGGTGGCCGCCGTCGCGCGTGGGCTCGGCGTGGACGTGACCCTGCTGGAAGCCGACGCGGTACCGATGGCGCAGGCGGTCGGTGAGGAGCCCGGGTGGTTCCTGTCGCAACTCCACCGTGACCATGGCGTCCGACTGCGCACGGGCGCGGCGGTGAGCGAAGTGCTCAGCGTCGGTGGCGAGGTCGCCGGTGTCGCGCTGGCCGACGGAAGCGAGATGCCCGCCGACGACGTCCTGGTCGCCATTGGTTCATTGCCCAACACCGAATGGCTGGCCGGAAGCGGGCTCGCTCTCGGCGACGGGCTCGTGTGCGACGAATTCAGTGCCGCCGCACCCGGTGTGTACGGCGTGGGAGACGTGGCCTGCTGGCACAACCCGCTCTTCGGCACGAAGATGCGCGTCGAGCACCGCACCAACGCCGGCGAGCAGGCCCTCACCGTCGCCCACAACCTGCTCAACCCGGACGCGCCACGGCCGTTCGCCCCCGTACCGTACTTCTGGTCGGACCAGTACGACACCAGAGTCCAGGCGTACGGCTATCTGCGCGACCACGACGAAGCACTCGTCCTGGAAAGCGATGTCACAGCGCGGCAGTTCCTTGTGGCCTACCGCCGGGGAGACCGGCTCACCGGCGTGCTCGCCATGGGCAAGTCACCCAAGATCCTGCGCGCCTGGCGGGCCCTCATCGCCTCCGGCGCGGCCTGGGAAGCGGCCGTCACCGACACCGCCGCCGCGTGA
- a CDS encoding GNAT family N-acetyltransferase yields MVIRTYGPGQVPPMIDLVSDIWADAHPELVGTPGAETAGLSVPALHRQITGHLRWQGFTMVAAYVGGTAVGFGYAFPCTAAYWFGADLVDQVPEGARTERLMGLCELAVRPPWQAQGIGIRLHTELLKAVNPRWSSLLALPSNNRGQDLYARLGYQYAGPYTNSPGGPVFDLLLLRVEASPSGPSA; encoded by the coding sequence GTGGTGATCCGTACCTACGGCCCCGGACAGGTCCCACCGATGATCGACCTGGTGAGCGACATCTGGGCCGACGCCCACCCCGAACTCGTTGGGACCCCCGGAGCCGAGACGGCCGGCCTGTCCGTACCCGCGCTCCACCGCCAGATCACCGGCCACCTCCGCTGGCAGGGCTTCACCATGGTCGCCGCCTACGTCGGCGGAACAGCCGTCGGCTTCGGCTACGCCTTCCCCTGCACCGCCGCGTACTGGTTCGGCGCGGACCTGGTCGACCAGGTACCCGAAGGAGCGCGCACGGAACGGCTGATGGGCCTGTGCGAACTCGCCGTCCGCCCGCCCTGGCAGGCCCAGGGCATCGGCATCCGCCTGCACACGGAACTCCTCAAGGCCGTCAACCCCCGCTGGTCCAGCCTTCTCGCCCTGCCCTCCAACAACCGCGGCCAGGACCTCTACGCCCGGCTCGGCTACCAGTACGCCGGGCCCTACACGAATTCCCCCGGGGGCCCCGTGTTCGACCTGCTGCTCCTGCGGGTCGAAGCGTCCCCATCCGGACCGTCGGCGTGA
- a CDS encoding cytochrome P450, whose product MTTTTNTTDPVDHTGLPPFPGVRSGRCPFDPPADYANWREGEGLRRALWRGQPMWVVSRFADIREVLSDPRLSADDRTPGFPVPSNAGPETAQPFIRMDGPEHIRLRRMLTGEFMVKRMERLRPLIQEQADHFLEQMISQGQPADLVSAYAFPIPSMVISLMLGVPYEDHAFFQEHSATIITADASDKEKRAATVALAGYMYELVARREREPEDDLISRQIQRVAAGEISRDTVVVNANTLLVAGHETTANMIALGTLALLENPDQLARIRDTDDSDVVANAVEELLRYLTIVQDAIYRVATEDVTIGGQLVRAGEAVAVNLPAGNRDSTFSADPDTFDPDRNTSGHLAFGYGAHQCLGQPLARVELQIALPALLRRLPDLRLAVPLEQIEFRNNTLTYGPHRLPVAW is encoded by the coding sequence ATGACTACGACGACCAATACGACCGACCCGGTCGACCACACCGGCCTCCCGCCGTTCCCGGGAGTACGGTCCGGGCGCTGCCCCTTCGATCCGCCGGCCGACTACGCCAACTGGCGTGAGGGCGAGGGCCTGCGGCGGGCGCTGTGGCGCGGCCAGCCGATGTGGGTCGTGAGCCGGTTCGCCGACATCCGCGAGGTTCTCAGCGACCCGCGGCTCAGCGCGGACGACCGTACGCCCGGCTTTCCCGTCCCGTCCAACGCCGGGCCCGAGACGGCCCAGCCCTTCATACGCATGGACGGCCCGGAACACATCCGGTTGCGCCGGATGCTCACCGGCGAGTTCATGGTGAAGCGGATGGAGCGGCTGCGCCCGCTGATCCAGGAGCAGGCCGATCACTTCCTTGAGCAGATGATCAGCCAGGGGCAGCCGGCGGATCTGGTGAGCGCCTACGCATTCCCGATTCCGTCCATGGTCATCTCACTCATGCTCGGCGTGCCCTACGAGGACCACGCGTTCTTCCAGGAGCACAGCGCCACCATCATCACGGCCGACGCCTCGGACAAGGAGAAGCGCGCCGCGACCGTGGCACTGGCCGGCTACATGTACGAGCTGGTGGCGCGCAGGGAGCGCGAGCCGGAGGACGACCTGATCAGCCGGCAGATCCAGCGGGTCGCCGCCGGGGAGATCAGCCGCGACACCGTGGTCGTCAACGCCAACACGCTGTTGGTCGCCGGGCACGAGACGACGGCCAACATGATCGCCCTCGGCACCCTGGCCCTGCTGGAGAACCCTGACCAGCTCGCTCGGATCCGTGACACGGATGACTCCGACGTCGTGGCGAACGCGGTCGAGGAACTGCTGCGGTACCTGACCATCGTCCAGGACGCGATCTACCGCGTCGCCACCGAGGACGTGACCATCGGCGGGCAGCTCGTCCGGGCCGGCGAAGCCGTGGCCGTGAACCTGCCCGCCGGGAACCGCGACTCGACATTCTCCGCCGACCCCGACACCTTCGACCCCGACCGCAACACCAGCGGCCACCTCGCCTTCGGCTACGGCGCCCACCAGTGCCTCGGTCAGCCTCTGGCCCGGGTCGAGCTGCAGATCGCGCTGCCCGCGCTGCTGCGCCGGCTGCCGGACCTCCGGCTGGCGGTGCCGCTGGAGCAGATCGAGTTCCGGAACAACACCCTCACCTACGGACCCCACCGACTGCCGGTCGCCTGGTGA
- a CDS encoding class I SAM-dependent methyltransferase, producing the protein MSAALNLGSEFRMTEPASMSPNLGGRVTGAAGLPRTGLAALLAAADLPGEIELPSGAIVAVGVGEPRYRVTFRSEDALRTPLTEIAIGQAFVSGDIDVEGDLAALFRVRAALREQVPMRQRLRFLYDFMRSPLKMNKQAVTAHYSRGDDFYLTFIDKRFRFYSQGLFQHPGETIEQASEHKLETMLAALDLQPGARLLDIGGGWGGVTQYCGERGVHVTTLTLAEDSANHIRALLADNNLPGEVLLEDFLTHRPSQPYDHAVIYGVIEHLPDYRRFAAKAWDVLKPGGRLYLDASASIQKFSVSSFTRDHIWGGRHTYMTLQDVITEMLYHGFEVLDVTRETRDYELTMLEWAKRLDAAKDDIIARWGEKTYRAFRLFLWGGTHAFNVNALQAYHLVVERTVDPGPRPSRLRRLVEFLAGLR; encoded by the coding sequence GTGTCTGCGGCGCTCAACCTGGGAAGCGAATTCCGCATGACTGAACCCGCTAGCATGAGCCCGAATCTCGGCGGACGCGTCACAGGCGCAGCCGGACTGCCCCGGACTGGTCTCGCGGCGCTGCTGGCCGCCGCCGACCTGCCAGGGGAGATAGAGCTACCCTCCGGTGCGATCGTGGCGGTCGGCGTGGGCGAGCCGAGATATCGGGTGACATTCCGCTCGGAAGACGCTTTGCGTACGCCGCTCACCGAGATAGCGATCGGCCAGGCCTTCGTGTCGGGCGACATTGATGTCGAAGGTGACCTGGCTGCCTTGTTCCGTGTCCGCGCCGCGCTGCGGGAGCAGGTGCCGATGCGGCAGCGGCTGCGGTTCCTGTACGACTTCATGCGCTCACCCCTCAAGATGAACAAGCAGGCTGTCACCGCGCACTACAGCCGTGGCGATGACTTCTACCTCACGTTCATCGACAAGCGGTTCCGCTTCTACTCGCAGGGCCTTTTCCAGCACCCTGGCGAGACGATCGAGCAAGCGTCCGAGCACAAGCTCGAAACCATGCTCGCCGCACTGGACCTTCAGCCAGGCGCCAGGCTGCTCGACATCGGCGGGGGCTGGGGCGGCGTCACCCAATACTGCGGCGAACGCGGCGTGCACGTCACGACGCTCACGCTCGCAGAGGACTCCGCCAACCACATCCGGGCATTGCTCGCCGACAACAACCTGCCCGGCGAGGTGCTGCTGGAGGACTTCCTCACCCATCGCCCATCGCAGCCGTACGACCATGCCGTGATCTACGGCGTGATCGAGCACCTCCCGGACTACCGCAGATTCGCCGCGAAAGCGTGGGACGTGCTGAAGCCCGGTGGACGCCTCTACCTCGACGCCTCCGCGTCCATCCAGAAGTTCTCGGTGAGCTCGTTCACCCGCGACCACATCTGGGGCGGCAGGCACACATACATGACGCTCCAAGACGTCATCACCGAGATGCTCTACCACGGCTTCGAGGTGCTGGACGTGACCAGGGAGACCCGCGACTACGAGCTGACGATGCTGGAGTGGGCGAAACGCCTCGACGCCGCAAAAGACGACATCATCGCGAGATGGGGCGAGAAGACCTACCGGGCGTTCCGGCTCTTCCTGTGGGGCGGCACACACGCGTTCAATGTCAACGCGCTGCAGGCCTACCACCTCGTCGTCGAACGTACCGTCGATCCCGGTCCCCGACCGTCCCGCCTCCGCAGGCTCGTGGAGTTCCTGGCAGGCCTGCGCTGA